Within the Garra rufa chromosome 16, GarRuf1.0, whole genome shotgun sequence genome, the region TATGTCTTCTCCAATCCAAATGACATTAAATCAGTTCCTTTCAGTGCTACAGTCAAACTGCAATGCCGATTTCAATATAGTCTGTACATTTTTACTGGGATTTGAAATTCAGGCTCAGCTTTGTGTACAAAAACACACATTTGCTTTGTGCCAATGTTGCATAACTACTATACATACAAAATTACATAATTAGTATTTTGAGACCAAAGCTCCGGAGTGAAAATGTCATGTGAATGATCCTTGTCATCGTTCCCCAATGCACTGAGCTCAATGGAGCATTAACCCTGCCGCCACATTGCAAGCAGGTCAAACTGTAACAGCGCTCAAAAGTTTAAACAATTTTAGCTTTGACCTTGGTTGCTGTTGAGCTTGCGGAGTACAATCAATTGCTCAGCTGTTGACAGAAGAAAGACTGATCCTCTGTACATACAACTCCAGTTGTACTTCCATTCTAAGTCATATCATGATATTTAGAGAAAAGTGCTGGGTAGATTacatacaaattgtaatccattacagaTTACATGgtgaaaattgtagttagtaacaaTCTAGGTTACTTGTTTTAGGTGATGTAttctgattctgacttttttatctaaCTTGTTTTAAACTTACCATTAAATGTACCAAATTCCCTTTAAAATTGCCCTTTTGCTATTTCTAACACTTGTCAGGGTCAAAGCAccagaaaatgtattttattgcatTGAAGGCCTGATGTAAGTCATGTGAACAGGGCTTTAGCAATCTAACTGAACTACCACAATGTGTTCATTGTTTTCAAatctatttttgtcttgttttcaagtaAAAATGTATAAGTGTCCATAAAATAAGTCActtttacttgagaagcaaaactgCATAAGATATTAGGACTTGTTTGCAGAAAATATCTTgattttagggtgtgttcacacttgtaaatcggttcgtttggttcatttggtccggaccaaaatgAAAAATGGTACAtctggtcctggtccgcttagcgttcacactggcaattttgacagcgaacctaaagatacagaACCTAAGACGtagtgatatgttcacaacctgattggttgggttgaatgaTGTATTTTCGTGacagaactcaccgaacactccaaaaaaaaggaaaaggtgcattcAACTTAAAGCCGCtttaagtcaaatacacctaatgccgtctgctggactaagtgtgctcattgttgcgtgtatatgattttattttcaccaccttcGAACTCACGAAGAGCTCATAAAAGGGACtatacctcctcgttgctccacgtttgccttcttctcattttgttttggatacactacTTGTTCTTTTCGTGAAATCATGTCGAACAGTGTTGCATCTTGTGTCATTACCTTctgtttttggttcattttgAAGTATTTGGTCCTTGTTGTGTTCATATTTTATTCGAACAGCACCAGAGTTCGTTTCTGaagtggaccgagacccatctttttagcggtctctgtccacttgtttggttcggatggcagcgttcacacttactcaaatgaaccgcactagcaatcacaccagagttcattttaatcgaaccaaacatgacaagtgtgaacacacccttaatttttcttaccctattggcgATAGTTTTGGTCTTGTTTTAAGCGTAACACAAGTTAGTGAGCTAAAAGTTCTTATACAATTTTGCTTTTCAAgctaatttatactttttaaggATGTTTTGCTTTTTTAGGACAAGATGAATGGTTTAAAGCTTTGACTCTAAATGAAACTAGTCTTAACCTTTTTCCTGTctatttctctctttctttcttcctacCCTCCCTTTGTCTTTCTTTTTGTTTCCTTAGTCACCTAAATCTGCCTTCATAAGTGCAGCCAAGAAAGCTCGCCTGCGAACCAATCCCCCCAAAGTGCGCTTTTCTGAGCAAGTGTCCATCAGCGACCCAGACTCAGTATGTGCTGCTGCCTCTTGCTCACATCACACCAGTCATATCTGTGCTAACACAGCTTTCTTTATGTGCTGTAACGAGACTTCCACAACACCGACGCTCCTGATAGACTCGGTAGCTCCTGGATTGTAAGATTTGAGTTTGTCGAATGGACTCAAGGTATTTTGTGACGTGACTGTTCACGGCTTGTTCATGCTAATATCTGTTAGTTTTTACAAAGTCAATCTGTCAATCGTTAGTGTTTCTTTTTGAGAGTGTTACATGGCTGTCATTTCAGAGTTTCAATATTGAAGTGCGATTCACTCCACATCTCCTGCTCATCTCATTTCATCAGACTGCAGGTTTATTACCCTGAGGGCCAATGCGTAAATCCCTCTCTGATGGTGCTTCCTTAATCTAGATGTGGTCCACCATTTCGAGAAGCTAAAAGGATGTGCACTTCTCCTGTGGTTTTGTCTTCCTCCACTTCCTCTATGAACTCCAGACTACATTAAAGTGCATACGTCAAAACGCAGGGCTTGGAATTGACTACGCTTGATTTGGTTGAAATGAAAGGGCTCTAGCGTTTCTCTGTTTCATAGGCGTAGGGTAGATTTGCATAGAAGTCAGTCGGGCAGATATTGAcagatgttctttttctgaataGATTGCGAGTCCTAGTTTGTTTGGTTGCTGAGATTTATTCGGATTTACAACAATACTGCAGATACTGAAATCGCTATTGAAAAGGGGCATTTTTTACAGCAGGCGCTTTGAATAATTCCCTCTGAGGTGTTTAGTTTACAGAGTTACGTGGAGGAACTTAGTGTCAGCTTCCTTTGAACACTTCCAGCCTACTTAGCGGTAATTGAATAAGGTAGCATCGCATCTAGAGAAAGGCCGAAGCCTCCCCATGACCTTTAATGTTGTTACTAGACATCCATCCATTCGTAGCTTTTCATTAGCACTACAGCTGCCATCTCCTCTTGGTGAACATGGGTCGATAGCACCCATGTTAATTTCAATGTCCATGGATTATGTCCCATACAGTTTGATATCTGCCTTGTGAGCAAGGAAGAGTCAACACTACACCCTTGGGTGCTGGTCGCACCAATTTAATAAAGCGGACCGATGGGAGGGGTGTGCAGCTCTCCTGGAAGAAGAAACTTGCTGATCAGGCCTAGAGGGCCAAAATCGGTAAAGATCAAACCACCCTCACCTGAGCCTCCTCTAATCATGTCAATCCATCTTGTGTGATCAGCAGGGGCCAGCGGGGCTTTCTTCATTAAAACTCGCCTGTCAGCACAGTCAGTACACAAGCTGCTACGTTTTAATAAAGGGGTTAGGCTTAAAGACAAATGCCAACGTGGGACTTATTATTCATATCACATCACCTCACGCCGTAGCTAATGTGCAATTGATTGGAATTGTGCtgaatgtatgaaatagagttagCCGACCTGCTCACTTCACTGCCTGTCATAACATGATTCCAACCGACACGCCAAATTGACGCTTGCTTATTTGTTTCCATTCTGTATCTGTGTATAAAGTGTAAAAGCACTTTGCACATGTCTCCAAAAGCAAGCCTAAAGGTACTTTGGGTAAAACACTTGCCAAATGTACTGAATCATTTAACTTTCATGGGTGTATCAGACCTCATTCAGTGTCAACATTTGATTACATGAAGGCATTTTATTAATGACACTCAGTGGAAGATAAATGGACAGCTGATAGAAAGTTATGGCACTGAATTCGAAAATAACATGGATCCTGGTACAAATCGATATGATTCTGACATCGGGATAATGACCTCTCATTCTTGAAACAAAACTGCCTTCAAGGTTTCTCACCCACTTCAAGGTGCACTAAGTCATTTTTCACTCTTTTTAGAAGTTGAATGCAATGAATATTTAATcaatataattaaaatagaatCAGTAACTGCTATAATCTAGAACTTCccattgcaaaataaaataatcataggTGCATCAAAATGTAATGCCAAAACTTTGTTTTAAGACTTTACTGAATCTTCAGCAACAGGCATTGAGATAATATCCAAGGTCATTGTCATTCAGAAAGTCATTCTGTCTGGAAGGTTCTAGAGACCATTCTGAATATACAGCCTGTTCTCATTGCTCATACGTAGGTATTAGTATGTAAAGTTTACAAGCACAAAACGTAGATTTTTGTcagtttttgtacatttttattgattTGACACAGCATGTCACAATCTGTGACGGAGCAGGTGGGAGCCAACGAGTGCTCGATTTTCCTGCTATAAAACCTGTTGTAAAGTTTCTCGAAGCAGCAACTTTTGAATTTGTAGCAAACACATCAGCGCAGGTTTTGATGCTTACGATCACTGCTCAGGATGGAGACGAAGATCACAGAAAAAGGCTTGGATTTGGTTTTGGTCCTCGCAGTCATACGGATTCTGAAGATTTGGATTACAGTACACAAATACAATtgattaattttgtaattattttgcgTTTTCTTCCAAAGTTTGCAAACCAAGTGAATATTACATTGTTATTGATGGTATTCATATTAAGGGTTTAAAATGTCTTGTTTAACATTGTGTATACCTTGGAACAAGTTGCCAGCAGAAATCACATGGAATgaaattttatttcatattagGTAAATGAATGAACAGTTTAATAATGCAATTAAACAATGCTATTGATATGACAACTAAacgcaataataataaaatgaatactgCGATTTCAATATTCATTAGTATTCATTTGTAAGcaatgttggggaaagttacttttaaaagtaatgcattacaatattgagttactccctaaaaaagtaactaattacgttacttatttactttttatggaaagtaatgtgtaacactacttttgcgttactttttaaatctgggcagggcttgcttgtttgtttttaatataaaaagttttatttttggcaaatgtaaaagcctttttatactaaagcctcaggcttagagaaaagtaaattgaggtCTGTAGAGTAGACcgaagaagaaaaaatgtcaactcttcagcaaataaaaaaaggaaaacaaatgttagattatcttgagtaatttttgcttattagttgaatttcactgttttgttcattttgaagaatactggatctgttttttagtgagtgagatgaattaatgcatgtatGCATGTCACATTTactctagaactaaagtaacttaTACTCACAatttctcaacatggggacaagaGATCTGTTAATAAATGGgtgaaaaagtaactggcgttactttttTCAAAAAGTAAcgaagatattttcttgtaaattaaaaaataaatgcgtttctttactagttacttgaaaaaaagtaatattattacataacttgcgttactgttgatgcgttacccccaacactgtttgCAAGTCTGTAAAGTTGCTTATCcgtaaataattaatattttaggtGTCGTCAATACATCAGtattgtatattatataatatatgtttaaatgctgaaaatacgttagtattgtatgttttagtgtctgTAACAACAtaagtaaatgtacattttgtagaaccacgttttatgtgaaatacatacaaattatcaTTAGATCACGTTGGAATATAGGCATCAGAGTCTTGAATGTTATATGGATAGCTAGAGGTGGCCAGGAGGGGTGTGAGATGGACCAGACCCAATGCTGTTTTATGTATCATCGGCCAACAGAGCATTGCAGTCTTGAGATGAAGAGCCTGTGCAAGAACTGTGCATGTAGGGTCTGATTTTCCTAATGCTCTAAAGAGGAATGGGCCAAGCACTGAACCTTGAGGCACTCCGCTATTTGATGTGATTTAGAAACCCTCTCCAGGATCTGCCATGAGGTCAGGCTCAAAATAGTACAGTGTACAGGGAGAACGAGTGACACAAGAATCTGGTGACTCACTGTTTCAAAGACAGCCGACTGCTGCAGTTTAATGAGGGTCGATGGTTTGGAATTGGTCCTGGCCAGCCACAGGGTTTCAGAGATGGCACCTTTGAACCAGAAAAATTAATGAGCCagttcaaaatgaacaaaaaattacTTAGTGCACCTTATTGGAAATAAAGTAGATGCCTTGAAGAATTCCTCTCTTAGCTACAGATATATTCTGCAATTGAATTTAATGTTTGTGTCCAGTTGATCTGCATTTATAGAACATGGTTTCGATTTGAATTAGGAATAGATGTGATATGACGTCTGCTTAATTTTATACTCTGTATGTCTAAAGTAGAGTTTTGGTAATATTCCTTTAAACTTTTGCTCATAAGTCAAAGATTTTCCCTTTAACCATTGTTTCGGACTTGATATGTTCTTCCTTCAGGTTTTCCATACAGTTTAAAGTCTCATGTGTTTCTACATTCGTCTCTTAGAAGATATTAGATGTTCTTATTTGATTCTCTGTATTGATCTATTGAGTCTTTTCTTTTCTTAATATCTCATCCAAGGTTCACTGACTGTTTTCTCTCCTCTTTCTCCCCTCTGCCTCTTTTAGACCATGCTTAAAGACGAGTCTCTGCTTCTGATACCAAATGTGTTGAAGGTGTTTCTGGAAAATGGACAGATCAAATCCTTTACGTTTGACAGCCGCACCACTGTTAGGGTGAGTGTGATGGGAAAAGCCTTCCCTGTTACCAGAAACACGGGGAATTTACCAACACTGCTAATTTACATCTGCCGTCCCTAGGCAGGTAACACAATGACAATATACAGAAATACACTACTTAAATGACAATATACAATAACAAATACTTAGAATATTGTCTAAATGTGGCATCTCACAATCACATCCAGTGATGGACATCAATGACACTGTTAGTGCCCTATTCATTCATTTAATTGAGTGTAGGTACATAGaggcatttaaattaaaattaaattttgttaaatatatgtgactttggaccataaaaccagttttaagtatcacgggtatatttgtagcaatagcaaaaatggGTCAACGTgattaaattttcttttatgccaaaaatcattaggatattaagtaaagatcNNNNNNNNNNNNNNNNNNNNNNNNNNNNNNNNNNNNNNNNNNNNNNNNNNNNNNNNNNNNNNNNNNNNNNNNNNNNNNNNNNNNNNNNNNNNNNNNNNNNNNNNNNNNNNNNNNNNNNNNNNNNNNNNNNNNNNNNNNNNNNNNNNNNNNNNNNNNNNNNNNNNNNNNNNNNNNNNNNNNNNNNNNNNNNNNNNNNNNNNNNNNNNNNNNNNNNNNNNNNNNNNNNNNNNNNNNNNNNNNNNNNNNNNNNNNNNNNNNNNNNNNNNNNNNNNNNNNNNNNNNNNNNNNNNNNNNNNNNNNNNNNNNNNNNNNNNNNNNNNNNNNNNNNNNNNNNNNNNNNNNNNNNNNNNNNNNNNNNNNNNNNNNNNNNNNNNNNNNNNNNNNNNNNNNNNNNNNNNNNNNNNNNNNNNNNNNNNNNNNNNNNNNNNNNNNNNNNNNNNNNNNNNNNNNNNNNNNNNNNNNNNNNNNNNNNNNNNNNNNNNNNNNNNNNNNNNNNNNNNTTGGCTTGACATTACTGCTATGACTTCCTTCAACAAATCTGAGGAATGCAGATGATGTGGTGATTCAAAGGGTAGCATTAATACCACTGAATTGGTTTGTTTCTATATGTGTTTTAGGCGATTGTCACACCTGAACTATATACTGTCATAACTTCAGCTACTGACGCATCATCCTGTTTCCTACTCAGGAAACCAGGCTTACATACATAACTGGGATGTAGAGGTCTGCACGGGACTGCTTTTCGAGTCCCGCTcccgcgaggttttattccgcacccacccgctcccgctatatattcacgctttgttcacccgctgcccgcttaaaataattttcttcccgacccgaccattcccgctaaatttagttctcgtttccagaatctcacatttaactatTAGGAAACAGTACAGAGTATATGAaatttttttcgcagtacatccattatatttccatgttccacttttaagacgtattatagcTTGCATTCAGCCCGTCATAGATCAAATGTTagatcaaaattacattttagacattcaatggtgattaaaaaaaaattgcagcgctggtggaaacaccaGACCATGTTAGCATGACTACAATGAATATGATCAAGAGCGGCTCGgacggtcctgtcagcagcattgagcgcatctTCAGCGCAGCCGGAAGGGTTCTGCGTTCAAGTGCACGCAATaggctaaagcttgccacaaagcacaggcaaaagtaattaccatgactgtgaaatagcaaggagatatttaaattatttatttataaactagagttttctgagtcagtgatgatgaagTTAACAATCCTCCTCATCCATTTCCTCATTAGAGAGAGATACATCTTTACagattagctacataataaaagagtttttgtttttgatttgttttatttcgttaagtactaagttaaagctttctacatatatttatcatgtctgacaaaaaaataacggttaaatagtttCCACTGAAAATGTAACTGATCACGCTGGCGCCTCCATATAAAACGCGTTTccactctccacacaaacgattggatatgcgcctaatagcatatatatatatatatatatatatacacacacacttttttatttttttatttttttatttttgtttccaattcgtgatttgagaaggcaaagtCAAACATAGAGTAGGTCAACTTTGGTCGctactttaagaaacaaaaagcttacgtttaacgaacaaaaaatgctccaaacgtttttttctaaattaacttaataaaaaagaaactaaattataaccactttgccattacatgcaaaactgaactattttaggGGGGGCAATAAAATGCATGACGCAGAAAGCACTGGTCCGTGAGTGCAGCGAGTGCATAACAGTTTTGAGCGCAGGCTGTAGCCTACAGGTGCTCGATAAGAATGAGTAAagcgcagatttgctgttcagaaaagacgtcgggaacgggatattgttaccgcccgctcccgttcgaattacaccagagttaccgaccgcaaccgcttttatttggaaatttattcccgcgCCGCAAGAAATGTGGTCGGGTCCCGCGGTTCCCGcggatgtttttaaaaataaacttcCTTTAACTTAGTgtttatttacactaagtgcaaatagcccgtCTTGTTGGCAGAg harbors:
- the LOC141288976 gene encoding FERM and PDZ domain-containing protein 4-like, translated to MTLTCQNVFFFCRRCKDSIVLTVLQPQQSPKSAFISAAKKARLRTNPPKVRFSEQVSISDPDSTMLKDESLLLIPNVLKVFLENGQIKSFTFDSRTTVRVSVMGKAFPVTRNTGNLPTLLIYICRP